The Salvia miltiorrhiza cultivar Shanhuang (shh) chromosome 1, IMPLAD_Smil_shh, whole genome shotgun sequence genome has a window encoding:
- the LOC131013694 gene encoding putative glycine-rich cell wall structural protein 1: MARNSEILAAALLVMLFADIAFGARLGKSVKAGGGGGGGEGGGGGGGGGSALGSGSGYGSGYGSGSGSGYGGYDDEGEYYGNAGGGGGGSGGGGGGGSGGGASGSGSGYGSVEAERMAAEEAEAAVEAVAEVLPAAVPGMEVGPDPGRGTGMVVEVENG; this comes from the exons ATGGCACGTAATTCCGAAATTTTGGCTGCAGCATTATTAGTAATGCTGTTTGCGGACATTGCCTTCGGAGCTAGGCTCGGGAAGAGTGTTAAggccggaggcggcggcggcggtggtgaaggaggaggaggaggtggGGGAGGAGGGTCGGCGCTTGGTTCGGGTTCGGGGTATGGGTCGGGATATGGCTCCGGGAGTGGCTCGGGATACGGTGGCTATGATGACGAGGGTGAATATTATGGGAATGCTGGCGGAGGTGGCGGCGGAAgtggtggaggcggcggaggtGGTAGTGGAGGTGGTGCTAGTGGTTCCGGGTCGGGATACGGGTCAG TGGAGGCGGAAAGAATGGCGGCggaggaggcggaggcggcggtggaggcggtGGCGGAGGTGCTTCCGGCGGCGGTTCCGGGTATGGAAGTGGGTCCGGATCCGGGTCGGGGAACGGGCATGGTCGTGGAGGTTGAAAATGGGTAA
- the LOC131006287 gene encoding putative FBD-associated F-box protein At5g56690, translating to MAKSRKRKLVGIDDAVNNGGIDRLPDDLVINILSHMSMKRAVRTSVLAHRWRYLWSFSHEILRFDGKLMEKEKFESWVNGVLDHLHQGRYIEGMIISFEGGVGMDETASTSRAVEKWLNFAMQKEVQRLELNLSFEDIYRYKCPGFRYAFPTLDELRSHSPSRSRAFCRLRSLRLAHVQISHDVVHYFLASCPDLEELCIRLSYYIQGDLRVVDPPSLRVLEITRCPYIASLEISAVSLVSLKYGGAKNSLLLKKAPNLRKLCVRGGMCWSFVLEPKEHSSYSVQLEKLVLDFRLPEDFRISVYAPPDSPRLCSLKRLQVQVLTKHGSSLNFFKSLIVASPHLCEFRIELSYTVDVNESNLYGFPDIKEVYKVGKFVHRNLKVVEMSGYIGCGGHGEKLLVELIWSCPSLERVAIDTLTDYYDDPLVRSYIAACRSYKDFVVPWATSREEAKERAQRFIAKTRKQKPRMREWKRCQWERLEFIVT from the exons ATGGCAAAATCCAGAAAACGAAAGCTGGTG GGAATAGATGATGCTGTCAATAATGGTGGTATTGATAGATTGCCTGATGATTTAGTAATTAACATTCTATCACACATGAGCATGAAGAGAGCTGTGAGGACTAGTGTCCTCGCACATAGATGGAGATATCTTTGGAGTTTTTCCCATGAGATTCTGCGATTTGATGGAAAACTAATGGAAAAGGAAAAATTCGAGTCTTGGGTGAATGGTGTGCTGGATCATCTTCATCAAGGTCGATATATTGAGGGCATGATCATCAGTTTTGAGGGAGGGGTCGGGATGGATGAGACGGCATCTACGTCTCGTGCAGTTGAGAAATGGTTGAATTTTGCTATGCAAAAGGAAGTTCAAAGGTTGGAGTTGAATCTCTCATTtgaagatatatatagatataaatgcCCAGGTTTTCGATATGCATTCCCAACTCTTGATGAGTTAAGATCACATTCACCTTCACGTTCACGTGCATTTTGCCGCCTGAGAAGCCTTAGATTGGCCCATGTTCAGATCAGCCACGACGTGGTTCACTATTTTCTAGCATCGTGTCCCGACCTTGAAGAGTTGTGCATACGATTATCTTACTACATTCAGGGGGATCTTCGAGTCGTTGATCCACCAAGCTTGAGAGTTTTGGAGATAACCAGATGCCCCTATATCGCGAGTTTGGAGATATCTGCTGTGAGTCTCGTCTCGTTAAAATATGGAGGAGCGAAAAACAGCTTGCTGTTGAAAAAAGCTCCGAATCTTCGTAAATTATGTGTTAGAGGTGGTATGTGTTGGTCCTTTGTTCTAGAGCCCAAGGAACACTCGAGCTATTCAGTTCAGCTGGAGAAGCTTGTATTGGATTTTCGATTACCG GAGGATTTTAGAATTTCGGTTTATGCTCCTCCTGATTCGCCTCGATTATGCTCTCTCAAACGGCTGCAAGTGCAAGTTCTTACAAAGCATGGTTCATCCCTTAACTTCTTCAAATCATTGATTGTGGCATCTCCACACTTATGCGAGTTTAGGATTGAG CTGAGCTACACGGTAGATGTTAATGAG TCAAATCTTTACGGATTTCCGGATATAAAAGAAGTGTACAAGGTTGGGAAATTCGTTCATAGAAATCTTAAGGTGGTTGAAATGAGCGGCTACATTGGATGTGGAGGTCATGGAGAGAAATTGCTGGTTGAATTGATTTGGAGTTGTCCATCGCTCGAGAGGGTCGCGATTGATACTCTGACTGATTACTATGATGATCCTCTCGTTCGCTCCTACATTGCCGCGTGCAGGTCATATAAAGACTTCGTCGTGCCTTGGGCAACCTCACGCGAGGAAGCAAAAGAACGCGCCCAACGTTTCATAGCCAAAACGCGGAAGCAGAAGCCGAGGATGCGGGAGTGGAAGCGGTGCCAGTGGGAGCGCCTTGAATTCATCGTCACATGA